Sequence from the Ictalurus furcatus strain D&B chromosome 25, Billie_1.0, whole genome shotgun sequence genome:
TTGTACGCAGAGCTCTGTGTGTCAGCACTGAGGGAATGGGTAAGAAGGGCAGTTTCTTTTACGCCGTAAAGAAAGGACACAGGCCTGGTGTGTACCAAACATGGTGAGCACTCCAACTCTTCGTCTTCTCACTCTTAACACACAGTGTGTATTCGCTTTAATCCTTACCTGTTTCTGTTCTTCATCCCAAAGGGAAGAGTGCAAATTTCAAGTGGACAGATTTCCTGATGCACGGTATAAAAAGTTTGGTCGTGAAGATGAAGCCTGGGCTTTTGTAAGGAACGAGACAACCTCCACAGAGAGTAAGAAGTAAAGAGCTTTAAGATAAATCTTCACGTGAGGTGACGGCTATTAaacagctgagagagagagagagagagagtatggaaCATATCCAGGGgtccctttaactgtaaaaaaaaaaagaatatttcatCAGTGTTCGAAGGGAAAGAACTTTTTAGGGACGGACACAATCCCCTGGCTTATCCTGATGACCATTTGTACGAAATGTATAGATTTTTGGGAGATTATAGATCATCCCTGCCGGCTTCTTGAGCCgcacattaaaaatctgacaCGCCGAAGCCGCTTTTATCGTACGCCGAAATGAACTCTACGTATTGCTCGTTACtgctttgtgtgttttgtattcacccgaagccctctttgattcatgtgtgtcgaacatgagtacagctaaaaggtctcatttacaaacaaacagactgaCTCGCTAATCAATATAATATCAGCTTTGATGATTGTGGGTTGTAATTTCAACCCCTGTAACAGAATTACTAATCACAGGACCCCTTCAAACACAACTGACCTTCATACACGATTGTAACTCGGCTGTAGTGGAGCATGAATCGAGGGGAAGGGGAATTCTGATATGAAAATGGtgcacaagagcattagtgatcaAGATCTGGTAGCAATTTTCCACAGTTTTTTTGCCTTTAGGATCCTACTAGCACACTACTACttctcaattttatttatttttaaaggggATATAATTGCAGATCTTAAAAGacactctctctgtttctctttgatGTCTGGTTTAAATCGGAtcaacctttttatttattataaatctgTTTGTTTCTATCAGTAAGCGAAAGCCGTCATGTCCGTCCTTTCTTTACCGTGCTGTAGTTCAATGTTCAATGAGGTTTTTGTGTGTCTAGACTCTGAAGCCACCCTGCATACCCCAAGTGTTCCCGTTTGCTCTAAAAGGTCCGTTGAAGAGGACGAGGTTGATGGAGGGAGTGTAAAACGAGCGAAACTCGACCCCTCTGCTGCCAACAGTACTAGCGGACTCACTTACATGGGtaataattttgaaaatatgGGGTAGGAGGTTTCTCTTTATTCAGCGTTCAAACACCAGAGCATTGAGTTAAAAGTCTGAACTGCAGCTTACAGACGGTGTGTTGGTTTTGGTCGTAGGAGATGCGGTGGTGGTGTACACAGATGGCTGTTGTACAAAAAATGGGAGACATGGCGCTCGTGCAGGGATCGGAGTGTACTGGGGTCCCAGTCACCCTCTGTGAGTAACGCTCTTCGATCACGTAATaacaaatgtgttttctgatAAAAGAACGTAATCTCCAACACAACCTAATCAGTCTTTAGTTACCGGTTTggagttgtataaaatgagctGTTCAGCCTAGGATTTTCTGAGCCGGTTTGTTTTTTGCTCTACTTTCTACAGTAACGTTGCAGAGAGGTTACCAGGGAGACAGACCAACCAACGAGCTGAACTGCAGGTGAGTTATTACAAGGCTCTCATTATCAGAAGAACATTTACACCCATAAATCAACGGAAAACCTAAGGGCTGCTTTTCCTTGATGTAGATCTGGTCTACTCCAGGACTAAGTTGAGATGACGGTAGTGATTAAGCATTGAAAGACCTTTTACCCAGTGTTCGATTCGATTCAGTGGGGGCTCAGTACGTTACATACGTTGACTTcaataaagggggtcaaaaatGCTTCATTATTTGGTCCATAGAGCCTACGTTCAGCTCTAGAACTATTGACACCCCTGGTGAAcaaatgataaaaacaaaaggtgatagaaaaaatgtttatcattttgttttaaaaaaattaaagcccttcataaatatcttttttttttattatttattattatttttttataagctAAATGACTTGTCATGATCATTACGGACTAGAGATGTAACCAAATGCGAATGCTTTCTTTGGATTGAACATGTGATGTGCTCCTAAACAAATACgtgtatgattttaaaaaaatagtaataattgtgtgtgtgtgtgtattagataTGCAataactaatcgattatgaaagtCATTATCTCATTATCGATTGGTCGGTCTGCACACGGCGCGGGGCCTGTcgtgttccgaaaacacgcatcgAAGAGTAAAGTCCCAAAAGAGTTGTATCCCTaatgacgtactgtacacttacactatgcactgtgtaccgAATTGTCTAGTGTATGACGTGTAGAagggtaatatcgtctcaaattgAACACTAGCGATTTTTTTACTACCCGGGCgtataagccgtttcccagtcgatggcGCGTGATGTCAAACGCACGCGACGTCACGCCGCTAGCTTTATTAGAAAACCCAGAGTTTACTGTTTGTCGACGTTACATTTtatacccaacatgacctcaggaggcgtaatcgtcaagtgacagCCGGGGGGGGCGGGGTTTGTCGTTATATGCCGTGTTTGCGGCTTGCGGTGTGAATTCTGACGTTTATCGTAACGGTAGCGATCTATTAGTACacttgcatttattcatttagcagatgcttttatccaaagcgacttacaaatgaggaaacgCAAGCAAAGTAAGGAGGCCGCGTCGGTCCTCGCTCACAACGTCGGATTCATCGTGTGATGAACAGTGTGGCGCGAGTAAGATCTCTAACGTCCGATTAAAACGGTTCCATCGAAGTAAACTTAAGCAAAACAATCTGCCTCAATTAACAAATGTTACAGCATAGACAGACTTACTGATAAGGGATTGGATCATCAAATCTTCTGCGTAATACAGATTTTTCTCCTATGCTTTGTCTGTTTGATGCTCTTCATTTTCCATTTCCGGTTCAGGCAGCCTGCAAGGCGCTGGAGCAAGCTATACATATGGAGATCAAGAAGCTGGTTGTCTACACAGACAGCAAGTTCACTATTAACGGTATATTTTCACCTGCCTTCTGAGTTCATATGAAAGCACGTTTGAAGGTCCTCGATCAGTCTTCTGATGCAGGTTTCCATATGTTCATGATTAAAAAATGATATTCATGTTTTAGTGTAAAACTCTGCATGTTTTTGCTCCATGAAGGGATTACCAGCTGGGTAAAGAAATGGAAAACCAATGGCTGGAGACTCCAAACAGGTGGCAAGGTGGTCAATAAAGAAGACTTCCAAAAGCTTGATGAGCTAAATGGAGGACTTGATGTTAAATGGGTATGTTTCCTGATACAGTAGGTGTGGTCTCAGTtagaacgaacacacacacacacacacacacacacaccctggatTGTCTAATTTAAAGTCCGTGTGTTTTATGACGTATCTTATTAATTTGGTTCGGTTGTTATTAATTGCAGTGTTCAAGTGCAGTAAATTTCGCTCGTGTGGTTATTGGTTGAATTTGGCAGGCCGTACCTTGATGTACACTTTCTGTCGGGTCTCACGAAGGTACTTTTCCTCAGAATatatcgtgttttttttttacttaattttaataataaattaataatgtttAGTCATATTAAACATAATTTGAGCTCAATAAAACGCTTATTTCTATGTGCTACATTTAGACCGGTTTGTTGTTTATTAGTTTAAGATATTTTGTTAAGATGCATTAAACTCCAGAGTGACGCagcagaatttatttatttatttatttatttatttgttcatttatttatttcacccaCCCAATGAGATTCAGCTTTGAAGCCTGACGATGCCACACCCACAAAAGACCAGGAGTCCAAAAGAGCTTCCTACTGGGTGGTAATTGttaaattgggagaaaatggagTAAAACTCTTATCAGACAGAAGTTTGGCCACGCTGTTCATAAAAGGGTTTTCTTTGTTCTACTATTCATGCTCTGCTACAATTACCATCTGCTACTAATTAGAATAATTCCATTAACACTATGAAGTAGCATGTGTAGAATTATACAATGGAAAAATGTTGACCAAAACTACTGATTATTAAAAATTCTTAACCGTATTCCTGAATTTCATGCTCTTGGAATCTTCTCAATAAGCTCCTGGTTGTTGCcctattcttatttatttatttataaacgtaaataaataacattaaaaaaatgtcaatgggaatatacttcaaatatattttctcatataaattcatcgcacacctatatttaacatacatttttttttttttttggataaatctgttttttcatatccatgagagcagagtatttttgtgtaaattttttttaaacaataatttagacactttttcacagccgcctttgctcatatttactaacgGTGCCAATATCAGTGGACGGCACTGTACACTTGGGCATTGACTTCACCATCTACATGTGTCGTAAAAACAAATATCAACCATAAGCCTTTACCAAATGTCCTGCCAGTTTAAAATCTAGATTGAATGTAGTGTGTGTCCAGACTTTTGGACCGGCAGTGTTGTGGTTTTATAGTGAGAGATGGCATTGTTCGATGTTAACACAATTCATCCGTCTTCAATCCTTCtctattgtttatttttcagatgCACATCCCAGGCCATGCTGGCTATTTAGGAAACGAGGAGGCAGACAGGCTCTCTCGAGAGGGAGCAGCAAAGCCTCAGTTGTAACTGGTGTTAGCTAACGAAGTCTGCTGCTGTGTTCACGCACGAGCTCAggttattaatactgtgtgtgttctcattGTGGAATGCAAGCTTCTGCACTTTTATGTTCAAATTttcatttgacttttttttgttgttgttgtaaataaataacatctgAGTTTGGATGCTTTGCTAGCATTTTTGTTTCTGAACACACAGGTTTACAGGCATGGTAAAAGAACGGGGTTTTCATGAGGGCTTAACCATACATAACCAGTTAGTTAATAACCAGtaattaaatgttaatagaCCGTATCATGTCATTATTGATATCAGTATGTCTAATTTGTATCATCTGTTGGTTTTAACGTATTGTGATACCCTGTGGAAGTATTTTGCGGACAATTTTCAAAAGCGACCGCGAATCGTATTCGCAGTCGCGTTCAAATTTCCAATGGAAACAGCAATTTGCAGTTGCATTTCCCGTGTCTTACGACCCGTGACCCCGTCGTATCGAAACGGCGATAGCGGTTACCCCGCTTGCTATTTCTCTTCCTCTGCGTCGTGTACGGCGCCTGCCAAAATCCGAACGGAATCGCAATCCCTTTCTTGCACGGGAACCTGCCAGTCAGTGCTGGAGGTTGAAGTATACTACGGGCGTGTTTGTATTCGGAAGTGACGTAACACTGCTCGCATAAAGTTTTAATAAACTTGAGGATTTGATACGATAAAGGGGACGTGATATGTCCTTGAAATCTCAACACGTGTCTCATGAACATTCTGGTCCTGTGGTAAATATTCATAACCGAGTGGatatcaaccccccccccccccccccgccgccgccaataaaatttaaaatggtAATAATATTCTTAATAATAAGGTCCTGTTTCTGTGCAAAACATGCTGGTTATTCCAAACGCTACAGCTGTGAGGTGAAGAGTTGTTTGAAAGCCAACTTTCCTTGACTCTAATGCTTGCTTGTGGAAACGGGATAGTTTTTATGGGCGATTTGCTAGTTAAAATTACACCTCGACGAAAACTTTACACTGCGTCTGCTTGCTTTATGGCCACGTACGACCCCGAGGCGCTCTAAAATGCGTTCGACTACGAGTGCCGTCACACTCGCGTCATGTTTCTGCGCGTGGCGTCGGAAATGCAAACGCGAAGGGATTTCCTATTGCTATTTCGATACGAACTTGTAAGACGTAGGAAATGCAGTTGTGAATGAACTGTTTCCGTTCGAAATTTAGCAGAAGCCGTACgtttgtgtaaatgaaaatgcgAACGGTAATGAACAGCTTTcatttttcacaatttatgCGTCCGCAGACAGGAAAGCTTTTGAAAATCGTCCGCAAAATACTTCCATATAACCCACCCACTGTAATACCGTAACGTAACACCAGATGGCACTGCagttgtttggggttttttttttatttcttcctgtgGATCACCAAGACTGGAGCTATAATCTGTTTATAGAATAgtgaaaagaaatgcaaatactCGAGAGACGTTTTAAACGATTTCTGCATTGTTTAATAACTTCCACTGAGCATTACTAGCTTTCTCCAATAGCACGCTTTTTGTGGGGAATATATGTTAAGTACAGGAATTTTAGTTTATTAATGTTACACACGACACCAATGCATATTTGGACTTGTACACGTTTGATGACTAAATCCA
This genomic interval carries:
- the rnaseh1 gene encoding ribonuclease H1 isoform X2 → MGKKGSFFYAVKKGHRPGVYQTWEECKFQVDRFPDARYKKFGREDEAWAFVRNETTSTENSEATLHTPSVPVCSKRSVEEDEVDGGSVKRAKLDPSAANSTSGLTYMGDAVVVYTDGCCTKNGRHGARAGIGVYWGPSHPLNVAERLPGRQTNQRAELQAACKALEQAIHMEIKKLVVYTDSKFTINGITSWVKKWKTNGWRLQTGGKVVNKEDFQKLDELNGGLDVKWMHIPGHAGYLGNEEADRLSREGAAKPQL
- the rnaseh1 gene encoding ribonuclease H1 isoform X1 translates to MLRLSSVSRLVRRALCVSTEGMGKKGSFFYAVKKGHRPGVYQTWEECKFQVDRFPDARYKKFGREDEAWAFVRNETTSTENSEATLHTPSVPVCSKRSVEEDEVDGGSVKRAKLDPSAANSTSGLTYMGDAVVVYTDGCCTKNGRHGARAGIGVYWGPSHPLNVAERLPGRQTNQRAELQAACKALEQAIHMEIKKLVVYTDSKFTINGITSWVKKWKTNGWRLQTGGKVVNKEDFQKLDELNGGLDVKWMHIPGHAGYLGNEEADRLSREGAAKPQL